The Parabacteroides sp. AD58 genome includes a window with the following:
- a CDS encoding iron-sulfur cluster assembly scaffold protein codes for MIYSQEVQHMCVVKKGANHPCAPIPEEGKWVRATQISDISGLTHGIGWCAPKQGACKLTLNIKEGIIQEALVETIGCSGMTHSAAMASEILPGKTLLEALNTDLVCDAINTAMRELFLQIVYGRTQSAFSEGGLVIGASLEDLGKGLRSQVGTMFGTLAKGTRYLEMAEGYCTRMALDANDEVIGYEFVHLGKFMDMVKKGMDANEALEKAKGSYGRFKDAVKYIDPRNE; via the coding sequence ATGATTTATTCACAAGAAGTTCAACACATGTGTGTTGTTAAAAAGGGCGCTAATCACCCTTGCGCTCCGATTCCAGAAGAAGGAAAATGGGTTAGAGCAACTCAGATCTCAGACATTTCAGGTTTGACTCACGGTATCGGTTGGTGTGCTCCAAAGCAGGGTGCATGTAAACTGACTCTGAACATCAAAGAAGGAATCATTCAGGAAGCTTTGGTTGAAACAATCGGTTGCTCAGGTATGACTCACTCTGCTGCCATGGCATCAGAAATTCTGCCGGGTAAGACATTGTTGGAAGCTTTGAATACAGACTTGGTTTGTGATGCAATCAATACAGCAATGCGTGAATTGTTCTTACAGATCGTTTACGGTCGTACACAATCTGCATTCTCAGAAGGCGGTTTGGTAATCGGTGCATCGTTGGAAGACTTAGGAAAAGGTTTGCGCAGCCAGGTTGGTACTATGTTCGGAACATTGGCAAAAGGAACTCGTTACCTGGAAATGGCTGAAGGTTATTGTACTCGTATGGCTTTGGATGCTAACGACGAAGTAATCGGTTACGAATTCGTACACCTGGGAAAATTCATGGATATGGTTAAGAAAGGCATGGATGCCAATGAAGCTTTGGAAAAAGCAAAAGGTTCTTATGGCCGCTTCAAAGATGCCGTAAAATATATCGATCCTCGTAATGAATAA
- a CDS encoding acetolactate synthase: MTVNQISIFLENKYGKLSEILMLLAEAKIRIIAATVADTSEYGILRIIVNDPQRAFQIFKDNNVSANLTDVLAIVTHSEAAGFAQTLQAFTKAGLSIEYMYCFSIKDKSILILRTNNREAAREVIRRQNMEYLTESDLLKMD, translated from the coding sequence ATGACAGTCAATCAAATATCAATCTTTCTGGAGAACAAATACGGCAAGTTGTCTGAAATACTGATGTTACTGGCCGAAGCCAAGATCCGGATTATTGCTGCTACCGTAGCTGATACCTCAGAATATGGTATTCTCCGCATCATCGTGAACGACCCGCAACGGGCATTCCAAATCTTCAAAGACAATAACGTAAGTGCCAACCTGACGGACGTTTTGGCTATTGTTACCCACTCAGAAGCTGCTGGATTCGCCCAGACACTCCAGGCTTTCACAAAAGCCGGACTGAGTATCGAATATATGTACTGTTTTTCTATCAAAGATAAATCCATACTGATACTGCGGACTAACAACCGTGAAGCAGCGCGTGAAGTAATTCGCCGTCAGAACATGGAATATCTGACGGAAAGCGATCTGCTGAAGATGGACTGA
- a CDS encoding site-specific integrase — MEKHCTMVYFTLRESKQNKKGLSPIEVSISTNGKRIYFSTGKYARSTDWNREKQLVKGKSEEAQLVNSYLTQLRNKIYQKEIELLQMGYLITAELLKEAVTDKVEALNEKSLFEVFAEHNREQEKLVGNGVSKATFWISVYTVRLLKEFVQQKYKREDLYLRELNLNFIQSFHSFLRIDKGMAQNSSTKHLKLLKKIINLAVANSYMTTNPFITYKIEREPVEIDFLDEEELRKIINFDTPLPRLERAKDMFLFGCFTGLSYIDIKTLAPEHFEKDNTGRIWIKKRRVKTGVLSRIPLLPIAKLILDKYKGGEKLLPIQDPADINKYLKDIAILCGIKKRITFHTSRHTFASTVTLANNISLEVVSKMLGHTNTRMTTHYAKLIDKCIGEQMDKLMDTFTGDSNY, encoded by the coding sequence ATGGAAAAACATTGTACGATGGTTTACTTCACATTGAGAGAAAGTAAGCAAAACAAGAAAGGTTTATCACCTATTGAAGTTTCTATCTCCACTAACGGAAAAAGAATCTATTTCAGCACAGGCAAATATGCACGTTCAACAGACTGGAATAGGGAAAAACAGTTAGTAAAAGGTAAGAGTGAAGAAGCTCAATTAGTAAATAGCTATCTTACACAGCTAAGAAACAAAATATACCAGAAAGAAATAGAGCTACTTCAAATGGGCTACCTAATTACAGCAGAGCTACTAAAAGAAGCTGTTACAGACAAAGTAGAAGCATTGAACGAAAAAAGTCTGTTTGAAGTCTTTGCAGAGCATAACAGAGAACAGGAAAAGCTGGTTGGTAACGGAGTTTCTAAAGCAACCTTCTGGATTTCCGTTTATACGGTAAGACTGCTCAAAGAGTTTGTTCAACAGAAATACAAACGAGAAGATTTATACCTGCGTGAACTGAATTTGAATTTTATTCAATCCTTTCATTCATTCCTGAGAATAGATAAGGGGATGGCTCAAAATTCATCTACCAAACACTTAAAGCTACTTAAAAAGATAATTAACCTAGCAGTAGCTAACTCATACATGACTACCAATCCGTTCATTACTTATAAGATAGAACGTGAACCTGTGGAAATAGATTTCTTGGATGAAGAAGAATTGAGAAAGATTATCAACTTTGATACTCCATTGCCCAGACTAGAACGAGCAAAAGACATGTTTCTCTTTGGATGTTTCACAGGACTCAGCTACATTGACATCAAAACCTTAGCACCAGAACATTTTGAAAAGGACAATACAGGTAGAATTTGGATTAAGAAACGTAGAGTTAAGACAGGAGTTCTATCACGCATTCCTCTACTCCCTATTGCCAAACTGATATTGGATAAATACAAAGGTGGAGAGAAATTACTTCCTATCCAAGACCCTGCGGATATAAACAAATACCTAAAGGATATAGCTATTTTATGTGGCATTAAGAAGCGGATCACATTTCACACAAGCCGTCACACATTCGCTAGTACCGTTACTTTAGCTAATAATATCTCACTGGAAGTCGTTTCTAAAATGCTTGGTCATACTAATACCAGAATGACTACCCATTATGCCAAACTAATAGATAAGTGCATAGGAGAGCAGATGGATAAGCTCATGGATACATTTACTGGAGATTCCAACTACTAA
- a CDS encoding phenylacetate--CoA ligase family protein, which produces MEYWQKDIETMGREQLQELQLKRLKETVKLAVNSPFYKEVFEKNGLTPDSIQTLDDLQKIPFTTKNDLRTHYPFGMAAIPIQKCVRIHSSSGTTGNPTVVLHSARDLDQWANQVARCMYMVGLRDTDVFQNTSGYGMFTGGLGFQYGAERLGALTVPAAAGNTKRQIKFITDFGTTCLHIIPSYATRLAEVMYEMGIDPRRDTKLHTVCIGAEPHSEEQRKRIEQLLGVKAYNCFGMSEMNGPGVAFECPEQNGLHIWEDYVIPEIINPTTLEPVPEGEIGELVLTTINREAMPLLRYRTRDLTRFIPGECPCGRTHRRLARFVGRSDDMIILKGVNIFPIQIEKILMNFKELGSNYLITIETVGYNDEMLIEVELSDLFTDDYSALERLAKEVTRQLKDELLLTPRVRLVGKGSLPAPEGGKAVRVKDLRKLC; this is translated from the coding sequence ATGGAATACTGGCAAAAAGACATCGAGACGATGGGACGCGAACAGCTGCAAGAACTTCAGCTGAAACGTCTGAAAGAGACCGTAAAACTTGCGGTCAATTCTCCATTTTATAAAGAAGTATTTGAGAAGAACGGACTAACCCCCGACTCTATCCAGACATTGGATGACCTGCAGAAAATTCCTTTTACCACCAAGAACGATCTGCGTACACATTATCCATTCGGCATGGCCGCCATACCTATTCAGAAATGTGTCCGCATCCATTCATCCAGTGGTACTACCGGAAATCCGACAGTGGTACTGCATTCTGCCCGAGATCTGGATCAATGGGCCAATCAGGTAGCCCGTTGTATGTACATGGTCGGTCTTCGGGATACAGATGTTTTCCAGAACACTTCCGGCTACGGTATGTTTACAGGCGGACTGGGATTCCAGTACGGAGCCGAACGGTTGGGCGCCCTCACAGTTCCAGCGGCAGCAGGAAACACCAAACGACAGATCAAGTTCATTACTGACTTCGGGACAACTTGCCTGCACATCATTCCGAGCTATGCAACCCGCCTGGCTGAAGTGATGTATGAAATGGGCATTGATCCGCGCCGGGATACCAAACTTCATACGGTATGTATCGGAGCCGAGCCGCACTCTGAAGAACAGCGGAAACGCATCGAACAGTTATTGGGCGTCAAAGCCTACAACTGTTTTGGTATGTCGGAAATGAATGGTCCGGGTGTGGCCTTCGAATGTCCGGAACAAAACGGTCTTCATATCTGGGAAGATTATGTCATCCCCGAAATCATTAACCCGACTACGCTTGAACCCGTTCCGGAAGGCGAAATCGGCGAACTGGTATTGACTACAATCAACCGCGAGGCAATGCCGCTGTTGCGTTACCGCACACGAGACCTGACCCGTTTTATTCCGGGCGAATGTCCTTGTGGCAGAACACACCGCCGCCTGGCTCGCTTCGTCGGCAGAAGTGATGATATGATCATTCTGAAAGGAGTCAATATCTTCCCGATTCAGATCGAAAAGATTCTGATGAACTTCAAGGAACTGGGAAGCAATTACCTGATCACAATCGAAACAGTGGGTTACAACGATGAAATGCTGATTGAAGTTGAACTGAGTGACTTGTTTACGGATGATTACAGCGCATTGGAGCGTTTGGCAAAAGAAGTAACCCGCCAGCTGAAGGATGAACTGCTGCTGACACCACGTGTCAGACTGGTTGGAAAAGGTTCACTGCCTGCACCTGAAGGCGGAAAAGCCGTCAGAGTAAAAGATTTGAGAAAATTGTGTTAA
- a CDS encoding cobyric acid synthase: MKNKILKPIMFVGTCSDAGKSVINAAFCRIFKQDGYSPAPFKAQNMSLNSFSTPEGGEMGRAQVVQAEACGIKPHTDMNPVLLKPTSDKGSQVILNGRPIGNMSARDYFGMKQQKEDLFKEAQAAFERLKSRYNPIVLEGAGSISEVNLRDRDITNMRMAMYAQADTYLVADIDRGGVFASVYGSIALLRPEEKKLIKGILINKFRGDVSLFDEGRKIIQELTGIPVVGIIPYFQNIKIEEEDSVVLETKNNTYQNGKINVAIILLKRMSNFTDFDVLEMDSRFNAYYTNNVEEIEKADIILLPGTKNTLADLQSIRANGAADAIVRAYKNGKKVIGICGGYQMMGARLEDPEGIEGNLKAVPGLGLLPQVTTIEQEKVTKQSHFAFLQEMKGKQPVLSCKGYEIHMGKTETIGDAPARPVALLEDGRLDGYYLNDHCWGSYLHGILDNPEVLDSLAAGFDTAKASSSFDYARFKEEQYDKLADWVRSHTDLDYIYRIAGTTEAD, encoded by the coding sequence ATGAAAAATAAGATATTAAAGCCCATTATGTTTGTCGGAACCTGCTCTGACGCCGGTAAAAGTGTGATTAACGCTGCCTTCTGCCGTATCTTCAAACAAGATGGTTACTCTCCTGCCCCTTTTAAAGCGCAGAACATGTCGCTCAATTCGTTCTCAACTCCCGAAGGAGGCGAAATGGGACGGGCTCAGGTTGTTCAGGCCGAAGCTTGCGGAATAAAGCCGCACACCGACATGAACCCGGTGCTGCTGAAACCAACCAGCGACAAAGGTTCGCAGGTGATTCTGAACGGTCGCCCGATCGGAAACATGTCGGCTCGGGATTATTTCGGCATGAAGCAGCAAAAAGAAGACTTGTTCAAAGAGGCTCAGGCAGCTTTCGAACGGTTGAAAAGCCGCTACAACCCGATTGTGCTGGAAGGAGCCGGAAGCATCTCGGAAGTGAATCTGCGCGACCGCGATATCACCAACATGCGGATGGCCATGTATGCGCAGGCCGATACCTATCTGGTGGCCGATATAGACCGTGGCGGCGTGTTTGCCTCGGTCTACGGAAGCATTGCCTTGCTCCGACCGGAAGAAAAGAAACTGATAAAGGGCATCCTCATCAATAAGTTCAGAGGAGATGTTTCCTTATTTGACGAGGGAAGGAAAATCATTCAGGAACTGACCGGGATTCCCGTTGTAGGTATTATCCCTTATTTCCAGAATATCAAGATAGAAGAAGAAGACTCGGTCGTACTCGAGACAAAGAACAATACTTATCAGAACGGGAAAATCAACGTGGCCATCATCCTGCTCAAACGGATGTCGAACTTTACCGACTTCGATGTACTGGAAATGGACAGCCGCTTTAATGCGTATTATACGAATAATGTAGAGGAAATAGAGAAAGCGGATATCATCTTGCTTCCCGGTACCAAAAACACCCTGGCCGACCTGCAAAGTATCCGGGCCAACGGAGCCGCCGACGCCATCGTCAGAGCTTACAAGAACGGGAAAAAGGTAATCGGCATCTGCGGCGGGTATCAGATGATGGGCGCACGCCTGGAAGACCCGGAAGGAATAGAAGGAAACCTGAAGGCTGTTCCCGGACTCGGACTGCTGCCACAGGTAACCACCATTGAACAGGAAAAGGTAACCAAGCAAAGCCATTTTGCCTTCCTGCAGGAAATGAAAGGAAAACAGCCGGTTCTGTCGTGTAAAGGGTATGAAATCCATATGGGAAAAACCGAGACTATCGGCGATGCACCGGCACGGCCTGTTGCATTATTGGAAGACGGCCGACTGGATGGTTATTACCTGAACGACCATTGCTGGGGAAGTTATCTGCACGGCATCTTAGATAATCCAGAAGTGTTGGACAGCCTGGCAGCGGGTTTCGATACGGCAAAGGCTTCTTCGTCGTTTGATTATGCCCGTTTCAAGGAAGAACAATACGATAAATTGGCCGACTGGGTGCGCAGCCATACGGACTTAGACTATATTTACCGCATAGCCGGAACTACAGAAGCCGATTGA
- a CDS encoding GGGtGRT protein, translating into MALFESYDRRIDHINAVLKEYGINGIEDAKEICAAKGLDPYTMCKETQPICFENACWAYVVGAAIAIKKGCTSAADAAEAIGIGLQAFCIKGSVADDRKVGLGHGNLAARLLREETKCFAFLAGHESFAAAEGAIKIAEMANKVRKTPLRVILNGLGKDAAKIISRINGFTYVQTQFDYMTGEVNVVEEIPYSTGLRSKVKCYGADDVREGVAIMWKEDVDVSITGNSTNPTRFQHPVAGTYKKERVLAGKPYFSVASGGGTGRTLHPDNMAAGPASYGMTDTMGRMHSDAQFAGSSSVPAHVEMMGFLGMGNNPMVGATVAVAVAVEEAMKK; encoded by the coding sequence ATGGCTTTATTTGAAAGTTACGACCGCAGAATCGATCATATCAATGCGGTTTTGAAAGAATACGGTATCAATGGCATCGAAGACGCAAAAGAAATTTGCGCAGCTAAAGGTCTTGACCCATATACAATGTGTAAAGAAACTCAGCCTATCTGCTTCGAAAACGCATGTTGGGCTTATGTAGTTGGTGCAGCTATCGCTATCAAGAAAGGATGCACAAGCGCTGCTGATGCTGCTGAAGCAATCGGTATCGGTTTGCAGGCATTCTGTATTAAGGGTTCTGTAGCTGATGACCGTAAAGTTGGTTTAGGTCACGGTAATTTGGCAGCTCGTCTGTTGCGCGAAGAAACAAAATGTTTCGCATTCTTGGCAGGTCACGAATCATTCGCTGCAGCTGAAGGTGCTATCAAGATTGCAGAAATGGCTAACAAAGTACGTAAGACTCCGTTGCGCGTTATCTTGAACGGTCTGGGAAAAGATGCAGCTAAGATCATTTCTCGTATCAATGGCTTTACATATGTTCAGACTCAGTTCGACTATATGACTGGCGAAGTAAACGTAGTTGAAGAAATTCCTTATTCAACTGGTTTGCGTTCAAAAGTAAAATGCTATGGAGCTGACGATGTTCGTGAAGGTGTAGCTATCATGTGGAAAGAAGACGTTGATGTTTCTATCACAGGTAACTCTACAAACCCGACACGTTTCCAGCACCCGGTAGCAGGTACTTACAAGAAAGAACGTGTATTGGCTGGTAAGCCTTACTTCTCAGTAGCTTCAGGTGGTGGTACAGGTCGTACTTTACATCCGGATAACATGGCTGCTGGTCCTGCATCTTATGGTATGACAGATACAATGGGTCGTATGCACTCAGATGCTCAGTTCGCTGGTTCTTCATCAGTTCCTGCACACGTAGAAATGATGGGCTTCTTAGGAATGGGTAACAACCCGATGGTAGGTGCTACAGTAGCAGTAGCCGTTGCTGTAGAAGAAGCAATGAAGAAGTAA
- a CDS encoding UpxY family transcription antiterminator: protein MQQIEVDNLKWYVLYTAPRAEKQVENRIRGMGVICWLPLHKSPRAWSDRVKIVEMPLFPSYIFVKSREADLYNLLRIPGVSRIVYYNGKPAVVREKELDTIRAFLEEAANHPLVEGEEAEIVCGVMKHVSGKIRRIRKKYLLLYLAQLGAHVCVSLEKVYPVNRLL, encoded by the coding sequence ATGCAGCAAATAGAAGTAGACAATCTGAAATGGTATGTTTTGTATACGGCTCCGCGGGCTGAGAAGCAGGTGGAAAATCGGATCCGCGGAATGGGTGTGATTTGCTGGCTTCCTTTGCACAAGTCTCCTCGAGCCTGGTCTGACCGGGTGAAGATTGTGGAGATGCCTTTGTTTCCTTCCTATATATTTGTGAAAAGCCGAGAAGCTGATCTGTACAACTTGTTGCGCATTCCCGGCGTTTCACGTATCGTATATTATAATGGTAAGCCTGCAGTTGTCCGTGAAAAAGAGCTGGATACCATTCGTGCTTTCTTGGAAGAAGCAGCCAATCACCCGCTGGTGGAAGGTGAAGAGGCTGAGATTGTCTGTGGCGTGATGAAGCATGTTTCCGGAAAAATCCGCCGCATCCGCAAGAAGTACCTGCTGCTTTACCTGGCGCAGCTGGGTGCTCATGTATGCGTATCGCTCGAGAAAGTCTATCCCGTCAATCGGCTTCTGTAG
- a CDS encoding Gfo/Idh/MocA family protein encodes MNRRNFLQKTALSAVGLGLGPIIGSSYSSIYGAAAPSNKVKVALIGCRSMGFADLSTFLQYPEVECVALCDVDDEWLQKRAADVEKKTGKKVPNLYKDWRKVIDNKDIDLVIVGTPDHWHCLPTIEACQAGKDVYVEKPLANTIEECDLMVKAARKYNRIVQVGQWQRSDPHWDEAANFMKQGGIGRIRTVKVWAYQDGKPTLPVKPDCPPPAGVDYDMWLGPAPKRPFNPYRFHYNFRFFWDYAGGLMSDWGVHLLDYALEGMNADLPSHVYGSGGKFAYPNDAMETPDTLMATYSYKEFNIIWDHACGINHGLYDRREGLAFYGENGTLVLDRAGWEVIPVVVGKDARMEAVPFKKGEGKGLYNHVGNMLSCIKSRELPHADIAIGARVAKMAHLANISCRVGREVRWDDEKHLFINDEEATALSKAHYRAPWKLPEL; translated from the coding sequence ATGAACAGACGAAACTTTTTACAGAAAACAGCCTTATCGGCTGTAGGCCTTGGCTTAGGGCCTATTATCGGTTCATCCTACTCATCTATATACGGAGCAGCAGCTCCCAGCAATAAGGTAAAAGTAGCTCTTATTGGCTGCAGAAGCATGGGATTTGCAGACTTAAGTACTTTTCTTCAATATCCGGAAGTGGAATGTGTTGCCCTCTGTGACGTAGATGACGAGTGGTTGCAGAAAAGAGCCGCCGACGTTGAGAAGAAAACAGGAAAGAAAGTTCCCAATCTTTATAAAGACTGGCGAAAAGTAATTGACAATAAGGATATAGATCTTGTAATCGTCGGAACTCCCGACCACTGGCACTGCCTGCCGACCATTGAAGCCTGCCAGGCAGGAAAAGATGTCTACGTTGAGAAACCGCTTGCCAATACCATCGAGGAATGTGATCTGATGGTCAAGGCTGCCCGCAAATACAACCGCATCGTACAAGTCGGCCAGTGGCAACGCAGCGATCCTCATTGGGACGAAGCAGCCAACTTTATGAAACAAGGTGGCATCGGACGCATCCGGACAGTGAAAGTATGGGCGTATCAAGACGGGAAACCGACCTTGCCTGTCAAACCAGATTGCCCGCCTCCTGCCGGCGTAGATTACGACATGTGGCTTGGTCCGGCGCCCAAGCGGCCATTTAATCCGTATCGCTTCCACTATAACTTCCGCTTTTTCTGGGATTATGCCGGCGGACTGATGTCTGACTGGGGCGTACATTTACTGGATTATGCGTTGGAAGGAATGAATGCCGATCTGCCCAGTCACGTGTACGGCAGCGGAGGCAAGTTCGCTTATCCCAATGATGCCATGGAAACGCCCGACACACTGATGGCAACCTATTCATACAAGGAATTCAACATTATCTGGGATCATGCCTGTGGTATCAATCACGGCTTATATGACCGGCGTGAAGGACTGGCTTTCTATGGAGAAAACGGCACACTCGTGCTTGACCGCGCCGGATGGGAAGTTATCCCTGTTGTCGTAGGAAAAGATGCACGCATGGAAGCCGTTCCTTTCAAAAAAGGAGAAGGGAAAGGTTTATACAACCACGTCGGCAACATGCTGTCTTGTATAAAAAGCCGGGAACTTCCACACGCTGATATCGCCATTGGTGCCCGCGTAGCCAAGATGGCTCACCTGGCCAACATTTCCTGCCGTGTCGGCCGGGAAGTCAGATGGGACGACGAAAAGCATCTTTTCATCAACGACGAAGAAGCAACGGCTTTGTCGAAAGCTCATTACAGAGCACCGTGGAAATTACCTGAACTATAA